In the genome of Desulfovibrio desulfuricans, one region contains:
- a CDS encoding methyl-accepting chemotaxis protein, whose amino-acid sequence MMTLVFSIGISGYFSAREANEEVRRGLLGMGTIATQSVSKSLNDLLGYMRGVAALESENDKFDPLMLPGGATGKALEDAKLALQRIVDTSGFIEAVTLYDLAGTCITNNKGPTNVSIKDRAYFKRAITGEVCISEPVLSRTNNEPVSVIAAPVRRDGKILGVLIVGLDLSKFSESIITPIRIGREGYVYLMDGKGKMISHPEKKHIMKLDVSQFDWGREMLSRDSGTVSYTFDGHQKVMTFKRLAAADWVVGAVVNDGDISRATDSVTRSSLIFGAAGLVLACVAMLFVVNPILAALRKCVDFAGTVASGDLGQTLYVNRNDELGKLGQSLSAMVDKLRGMIETATSKTAEAEEQTRLARTATQQAELARLAAENAKKEGMLVAAGQLEEVVAVISAASDQLSLQIEQSDRIATNSSQRLSEAAAAMTEMNATVQEVASNASSASGMSDQTKGNAQNGQRIMQQSLQSIGTLHMVSLALKGDMTQLNEHAYAISRIMSVISDIADQTNLLALNAAIEAARAGDAGRGFAVVADEVRKLAEKTMASTHDVGDAIAAIQASTAKSVKSMDNALAEVETATGFANMSGEALRQIVSDADATADQVRAIATASEQQSAASEEINQSILEVSTMAGQTASAMNEAAKAVADMVSQSKTLSRLVADMKNS is encoded by the coding sequence ATGATGACGCTTGTGTTCAGCATTGGAATATCAGGCTATTTTTCTGCCCGTGAAGCCAATGAAGAAGTTCGGCGTGGCCTGCTGGGCATGGGTACAATAGCCACGCAGTCTGTGAGCAAGAGCCTTAATGATCTTCTTGGCTACATGCGCGGCGTTGCGGCGCTGGAAAGCGAAAACGACAAATTCGACCCCTTGATGCTTCCCGGCGGCGCGACAGGCAAAGCGCTGGAAGACGCAAAGCTGGCTCTGCAACGCATAGTGGACACCAGCGGTTTTATTGAAGCCGTGACGCTGTATGACCTCGCCGGAACCTGCATTACCAACAACAAGGGGCCGACCAACGTCTCCATCAAGGACCGCGCCTACTTCAAAAGAGCCATCACGGGCGAGGTATGCATCAGCGAGCCTGTTTTGAGCCGTACCAACAACGAGCCGGTTTCGGTCATTGCGGCTCCTGTCAGGCGTGACGGCAAGATTCTTGGCGTTCTGATTGTGGGGCTTGATCTTTCCAAGTTTTCGGAGAGCATAATCACGCCGATCAGGATCGGGCGCGAGGGGTACGTCTATCTTATGGATGGCAAGGGCAAGATGATCAGCCATCCTGAAAAAAAGCACATCATGAAGCTGGACGTGAGCCAGTTTGACTGGGGCCGGGAAATGCTGTCCAGGGACAGCGGTACCGTATCCTACACGTTTGACGGGCATCAGAAGGTCATGACCTTCAAAAGGCTTGCGGCTGCAGACTGGGTTGTTGGCGCTGTCGTCAACGATGGCGACATAAGCAGGGCCACTGATTCCGTTACCAGATCCAGCCTCATATTTGGCGCTGCGGGCCTTGTGCTGGCCTGCGTGGCCATGCTGTTTGTCGTTAATCCCATCCTTGCCGCCCTGCGCAAGTGCGTGGATTTTGCCGGAACAGTGGCGTCTGGCGACCTTGGTCAGACACTGTACGTTAACCGCAATGACGAGCTGGGCAAGCTGGGGCAGTCTTTGTCCGCCATGGTGGACAAACTCAGGGGCATGATAGAAACAGCCACCAGCAAAACTGCCGAAGCTGAGGAACAGACACGGCTTGCCCGCACCGCCACGCAACAGGCCGAATTGGCCCGCCTTGCCGCCGAAAATGCCAAAAAAGAAGGAATGCTCGTCGCCGCCGGGCAACTGGAAGAAGTTGTGGCTGTGATTTCTGCGGCATCGGATCAGCTTTCGTTGCAGATTGAGCAGTCGGACCGTATAGCAACGAATTCTTCGCAGCGGCTCAGCGAAGCTGCCGCAGCCATGACCGAAATGAACGCCACCGTGCAGGAGGTTGCCAGCAACGCCTCCTCGGCCTCAGGCATGTCGGACCAGACCAAGGGCAATGCCCAGAACGGCCAGCGCATAATGCAGCAGTCGTTGCAGAGCATCGGCACACTGCACATGGTTTCGCTGGCGCTCAAGGGCGACATGACCCAGCTGAACGAGCATGCGTATGCCATTTCACGCATCATGAGCGTTATTTCCGATATCGCAGACCAGACCAATCTGCTGGCGCTCAATGCCGCCATCGAGGCTGCCCGCGCCGGAGATGCCGGACGTGGATTTGCGGTGGTGGCTGACGAGGTGCGCAAACTGGCGGAAAAAACCATGGCCTCGACGCATGATGTGGGCGACGCCATTGCGGCCATTCAGGCAAGCACGGCAAAGAGCGTTAAAAGTATGGATAACGCCCTGGCGGAGGTGGAAACAGCCACGGGCTTTGCCAACATGTCCGGCGAGGCGCTGCGCCAGATTGTCAGCGATGCCGATGCCACCGCCGATCAGGTGCGGGCCATAGCCACCGCCAGCGAGCAGCAATCCGCCGCCAGCGAAGAGATCAACCAGTCAATCCTTGAGGTCAGCACCATGGCCGGGCAAACTGCCTCCGCCATGAACGAGGCCGCCAAGGCGGTGGCTGACATGGTCAGTCAGTCGAAAACGCTCAGCCGTCTTGTTGCGGACATGAAAAACAGCTAA
- a CDS encoding glycine zipper domain-containing protein: MKQLLAPTIAIFLLFAGPLACTNMSKTQQGGLSGAALGAGAGAGIGALTGGNWAVGAAVGGALGGLAGGLYGNSQDNKKR, encoded by the coding sequence ATGAAACAACTACTTGCCCCAACTATTGCGATTTTTCTTCTGTTCGCAGGCCCCTTGGCGTGCACCAATATGAGTAAAACACAACAGGGCGGCCTGTCGGGCGCAGCACTCGGCGCTGGCGCAGGAGCGGGCATAGGTGCGCTTACGGGAGGAAACTGGGCTGTCGGAGCCGCCGTTGGCGGAGCCCTGGGTGGTTTGGCAGGGGGACTATACGGAAATTCGCAGGACAACAAAAAACGTTAA
- a CDS encoding lmo0937 family membrane protein — translation MIAVALVMLWLLGIITSYSLGGFIHILLVIAVVVIVIRFLQGRRL, via the coding sequence ATGATTGCTGTTGCCCTCGTTATGTTGTGGTTGTTGGGGATAATTACATCCTACTCATTGGGTGGCTTTATCCACATACTTTTGGTCATTGCGGTTGTCGTTATCGTAATCAGATTTTTGCAGGGCCGACGGCTCTAG
- a CDS encoding Crp/Fnr family transcriptional regulator, with translation MLKDATPDQNRLLAALPPPIYAMLLPQLELVSMPLGKVLYESGDVMRHVYFPIDCIISLLYVMENGASAEISVVGNEGVIGISLFMGGESTSSRALVQSAGQAYRLSDKHFKAAVSHHVAMLQLMLRYVQALITQMAQTAVCNRHHSIDQQLCRWLLLSLDRLPSNQLSMTQELIANMLGVRREGVTEAAGKLQRLGVIEYRRGQITVLDRPKLEELCCECYAVVKAETDRLLPFPPKTPDKPR, from the coding sequence ATGCTCAAAGATGCTACCCCAGACCAAAACCGCCTTCTTGCTGCATTACCCCCCCCCATTTATGCCATGTTACTGCCGCAGCTGGAGTTGGTTTCAATGCCGCTGGGCAAGGTTTTATACGAATCCGGCGATGTCATGCGACATGTCTACTTTCCAATAGACTGCATTATCTCGCTATTATATGTGATGGAAAACGGCGCTTCAGCGGAAATTTCTGTAGTTGGCAATGAAGGCGTCATTGGCATCTCACTGTTCATGGGGGGAGAAAGTACCTCCAGCAGAGCCTTGGTACAAAGTGCTGGTCAGGCATACCGCCTGAGCGACAAGCATTTTAAGGCTGCCGTCAGTCATCACGTTGCAATGCTGCAACTGATGCTGCGTTATGTTCAGGCCTTAATTACGCAGATGGCGCAGACAGCAGTATGTAATCGACATCATTCCATAGACCAGCAGCTCTGTCGTTGGCTGTTGCTCTCGCTCGATCGCCTGCCTAGCAATCAGTTGAGCATGACGCAGGAACTGATCGCCAACATGCTGGGGGTTCGCCGCGAGGGCGTTACTGAAGCCGCAGGCAAGTTGCAGCGCCTGGGTGTCATTGAATATCGCCGGGGGCAGATTACCGTGCTGGACCGCCCAAAACTTGAAGAGCTGTGTTGCGAATGTTATGCGGTTGTCAAAGCAGAAACCGACCGTCTATTGCCCTTTCCACCAAAAACACCTGATAAACCAAGATAA